A window of Thermodesulfatator atlanticus DSM 21156 contains these coding sequences:
- a CDS encoding MATE family efflux transporter, whose protein sequence is MRWNGRIVAIAGNFRLEKHHYIAFVGWISKIITAVLLLINTRILIDLIGIEGFAAHSIIFSLIGWLALFNLGLPNAVQNTISKYRVNKLSYAEILSVVEFLVITIFWIAIPVLFLLSYGVKKFLLNNYQFVNLLSLFISLFLIFLNGLTEIYSKILFAEHRGYLPNMYPAIISISIFFILVIFKFLGITKFNVVLCSYFIPYAFVFMLAHMQSVGFIFPKFNRLMIKELFSLSKKFFIFALLAALTLRVDYIIMSKILNAQEIAIYNVDFKVFSLFSVLYNTLLFALWPVMSELLHKKEFLLAKKKLFSTLKIGFALVICGTLFVIIFKNSLFQIITGRKELYLSYTTAILTGIYFLVRIWTDTFAAAVQSINEVSILIKTVPFQAFISLIGQWFFGSLYGINGIFLGLILSFLLTVAWILPIKFYKIIKGV, encoded by the coding sequence ATGAGATGGAATGGACGTATAGTAGCGATAGCAGGAAATTTTAGATTAGAAAAACATCATTATATCGCTTTTGTCGGTTGGATTTCAAAAATAATTACAGCAGTATTATTACTAATAAATACTAGAATTTTGATTGATTTAATAGGAATAGAAGGATTTGCTGCGCATTCAATAATATTTTCGTTGATAGGATGGTTAGCCTTATTCAATTTAGGTTTACCAAATGCTGTACAAAATACTATTTCTAAATATAGAGTCAACAAACTTTCATATGCAGAAATTTTAAGTGTTGTTGAATTTTTGGTTATAACTATATTTTGGATAGCAATACCTGTATTATTTTTATTGTCTTATGGGGTTAAAAAGTTTTTGTTAAATAATTATCAATTTGTAAATTTGTTATCTTTATTTATTTCATTATTTTTAATTTTCCTAAACGGTCTTACCGAAATTTATTCGAAAATTTTGTTTGCGGAACATAGAGGATACTTGCCTAATATGTATCCAGCAATTATTTCAATATCAATTTTTTTTATCCTTGTTATATTTAAATTTTTGGGTATAACTAAATTTAATGTGGTACTATGCAGTTATTTTATTCCTTATGCGTTTGTTTTTATGTTAGCTCATATGCAATCTGTTGGATTTATATTCCCAAAGTTCAATAGATTGATGATTAAAGAACTTTTTTCTCTATCTAAAAAGTTCTTTATTTTTGCTCTACTTGCAGCTTTAACTTTAAGAGTAGATTATATTATCATGTCAAAAATTTTAAATGCACAAGAAATAGCAATTTATAATGTCGATTTTAAAGTTTTTAGTTTGTTCTCGGTACTTTATAATACTCTTTTATTTGCGTTGTGGCCGGTAATGTCAGAATTGCTTCACAAGAAAGAATTTCTTCTAGCTAAGAAGAAGCTATTTAGTACTTTAAAAATCGGTTTTGCCTTGGTTATTTGTGGAACATTGTTTGTTATAATATTTAAAAATTCTTTATTTCAAATCATAACTGGAAGAAAAGAATTATATTTATCCTATACCACAGCAATTTTAACCGGTATTTATTTCTTGGTCAGGATATGGACGGATACTTTTGCAGCAGCGGTTCAAAGTATAAATGAAGTAAGTATTTTAATTAAAACTGTCCCTTTTCAGGCATTTATAAGTTTAATTGGCCAATGGTTCTTTGGTAGTTTATATGGAATTAATGGAATATTTTTAGGATTGATTTTATCTTTTTTACTAACAGTGGCTTGGATTTTGCCAATAAAATTTTATAAGATTATTAAAGGGGTATAA